One genomic window of Arachis hypogaea cultivar Tifrunner chromosome 8, arahy.Tifrunner.gnm2.J5K5, whole genome shotgun sequence includes the following:
- the LOC112705100 gene encoding increased DNA methylation 1-like, with product MSLTGKPPPEIRIEGENCPRAVVEWYQCSASKDQRHDFDLSLKAKKHLVSLGWIFSYCDKKTRWELRYKSPSGKTYISLRTACKACIEENNKDSSSTSNGSHQSLPVASPSSAQQPTSSKVTGGRPRRRKKPSDDEDWTPTSHQLSNLVSPRGGGGRRRDSGESPNAARKVTRERSSSDNPNLPAFRNPRTILSWLIDNNVVAQEAWVFCCGGKDNELVKRGKLFRSGIGCHCCDSLLTLSQFEVHAGCKGQPPSASIFLEHDTRSLLDCQNQALMMIKANNNGDNDHHHENDSICSICLKGGFILLCDRCPASFHAECIGLDHVPPGDWFCPSCSCRICNRPKCREDSSRQESHLANNFIACYQCHRRFHIGCLAASRDFAFLEMETDCNELWFCNKACEKIFLTLNSMLGKPILVGDGNLTWTLLTSLKNSNNDNDDDGYITEMESKLNVALGVTHECFEPIIDPVFGRDIAADIMFSRYSWLPRMNFTGFYTVILERNDEVISVANTRIYGQKVAEVPLVATRNQYRNQGMCRILMDQLEKLLVKLGVERLLLPAAPNLIKFWTNSFGFAKMTHSDQYYYVGYPLANFPDTTLCHKSLKQPLMLC from the coding sequence ATGTCACTGACTGGTAAACCCCCTCCTGAGATCAGAATTGAAGGAGAGAATTGCCCTCGTGCGGTGGTGGAATGGTACCAATGTTCAGCGTCAAAGGATCAAAGACACGATTTTGACCTGAGCTTGAAGGCGAAGAAACACCTCGTTTCGTTGGGTTGGATCTTTTCTTATTGCGACAAGAAAACTCGCTGGGAACTTCGTTACAAATCCCCTTCTGGTAAGACCTACATTTCTCTCAGAACTGCATGCAAAGCCTGCATTGAAGAGAATAACAAAGATTCTTCATCTACTTCCAATGGATCACACCAATCTCTACCTGTTGCATCACCGTCTTCTGCTCAACAACCTACGAGTTCCAAGGTAACCGGTGGTAGGCCTCGGAGACGCAAGAAACCGAGTGACGATGAAGATTGGACTCCTACGTCTCATCAATTATCCAATTTAGTAAGTCCTCGTGGCGGTGGCGGTCGTCGTCGTGATTCTGGTGAAAGTCCTAATGCTGCAAGAAAAGTAACGAGGGAACGGAGTTCTTCTGATAATCCTAATTTGCCGGCGTTTCGGAATCCAAGAACGATTCTTTCTTGGCTGATTGACAACAATGTGGTGGCGCAAGAGGCGTGGGTTTTCTGCTGTGGAGGGAAAGATAATGAATTGGTGAAGAGAGGGAAGCTGTTTCGTTCTGGTATTGGCTGCCATTGTTGTGATTCTTTGCTTACACTCTCTCAATTCGAGGTTCATGCCGGTTGCAAAGGTCAACCTCCCTCTGCTAGTATCTTCTTGGAACATGATACAAGGTCTTTGTTGGATTGTCAGAACCAAGCATTGATGATGATCAAGGCTAACAACAATGGGGATAATGATCATCATCATGAAAATGATTCCATTTGTTCAATTTGTCTCAAGGGGGGTTTCATTCTTCTCTGTGATCGCTGTCCGGCGTCATTCCACGCTGAATGTATTGGCCTTGATCATGTTCCCCCTGGTGATTGGTTCTGCCCTTCATGTTCTTGCAGAATTTGCAACCGTCCCAAATGCAGAGAAGATTCTTCTAGACAGGAAAGTCATTTGGCTAACAATTTTATAGCTTGTTATCAGTGTCACCGCAGATTCCACATTGGATGTTTAGCAGCTTCTAGAGACTTTGCTTTTCTGGAAATGGAAACCGATTGTAATGAGCTTTGGTTTTGCAATAAAGCttgtgagaagatatttttgacacTGAATAGCATGTTGGGAAAACCAATTCTTGTGGGTgatggtaatctaacttggacactGTTGACGAGCCTCAAGAATAGCAATAATGACAATGATGACGATGGATACATTACTGAAATGGAGAGCAAGCTAAATGTCGCACTTGGAGTAACTCATGAGTGTTTTGAGCCCATCATAGATCCTGTGTTTGGAAGAGACATTGCTGCAGATATTATGTTCAGCAGATATTCATGGCTGCCACGTATGAACTTTACAGGGTTCTACACTGTGATTCTAGAGAGGAATGATGAGGTGATCTCTGTTGCAAACACAAGGATTTATGGCCAAAAGGTTGCAGAAGTGCCGCTTGTCGCCACGAGGAACCAGTATCGAAATCAGGGAATGTGTCGAATTCTGATGGATCAGCTTGAGAAGCTGTTGGTTAAGTTGGGTGTTGAGAGGTTGCTATTGCCTGCTGCtcctaatttaataaaattttggaCAAACTCATTTGGATTTGCAAAAATGACACACTCAGATCAGTATTACTATGTAGGTTATCCTCTTGCAAATTTTCCGGACACAACATTGTGCCACAAATCATTGAAGCAACCTTTGATGCTGTGTTGA
- the LOC112705101 gene encoding aspartic proteinase CDR1, whose product MLKPKRLVTELIHQRSVHHPHYNQSETAKERIELDIQNSIARVMYLHARIEGTMAASDHRTQLSPSSSGRTIMANISVGQPPTPQLVVMDTASEIFWIMCNPCTNCDQHLGQLFGPSKSSTYIQLCSTPCGFRGCNCHPLDRSPFIITYADNSSASGTLGYETLVFETSDEGSIQIPNIEFGCGRDIVYNNDPGYNGILGLNNARMSLASQIGHKFSYCIGSLADKSSNYNQLILGEGADLEGYPTHFQALRGMYYITMEGISVGERRLDIPPATFEMKENDAGGVIIDTGSTLTYLPDDVQNLLYKEVRNILGRSFRKVIIETYPWLYCYLGVVSRDLVGFPVVTFHFAQGADLALDTGSFFEQLTDSVFCMAIGPVSATGVDNRSSVIGLLAQQGYNVGYDLLNQIVYFQRIDCQLLSG is encoded by the coding sequence ATGCTAAAGCCTAAAAGATTGGTCACCGAACTCATTCATCAAAGATCTGTTCACCATCCACACTACAACCAAAGTGAAACAGCCAAAGAAAGGATTGAACTCGACATCCAAAATTCCATTGCACGTGTCATGTATTTGCATGCGAGGATTGAAGGAACTATGGCCGCCAGCGACCATAGGACTCAACTTTCTCCCTCCTCGTCTGGTAGAACGATAATGGCAAATATCTCAGTAGGCCAACCTCCCACCCCACAGCTAGTTGTGATGGACACTGCCAGCGAAATCTTCTGGATTATGTGCAACCCTTGCACGAATTGTGATCAACATTTAGGTCAACTTTTTGGCCCTTCAAAGTCTTCCACCTACATCCAATTATGCAGCACACCTTGCGGCTTTCGAGGCTGCAATTGCCACCCCTTGGATAGGTCACCGTTCATTATCACTTACGCAGACAATTCGTCTGCATCAGGAACCCTTGGCTATGAAACGCTAGTCTTTGAGACATCTGACGAAGGTTCCATTCAAATACCAAACATAGAATTCGGGTGTGGCCGCGacattgtgtacaataatgatcCAGGGTATAATGGAATACTAGGACTAAACAATGCACGTATGTCTTTGGCATCACAAATAGGCCATAAATTCTCTTACTGCATAGGAAGCCTAGCTGACAAAAGTAGTAATTACAACCAACTGATCCTAGGCGAAGGAGCAGATCTTGAAGGCTATCCAACCCATTTTCAAGCTCTTCGTGGCATGTATTACATCACCATGGAAGGCATAAGTGTAGGAGAAAGGAGGCTTGACATTCCTCCTGCAACTTTTGAGATGAAAGAGAATGACGCGGGTGGTGTCATCATTGACACAGGGTCTACGCTCACCTACCTACCTGATGATGTGCAAAATTTACTATACAAGGAAGTTAGGAATATCCTCGGCAGGTCCTTTAGGAAAGTTATAATCGAAACTTATCCCTGGCTATATTGCTATTTGGGGGTTGTGAGTAGAGATTTAGTTGGATTTCCAGTGGTTACCTTCCATTTTGCTCAAGGTGCAGATTTGGCTTTGGACACTGGAAGCTTCTTTGAACAGCTCACAGACAGCGTATTCTGCATGGCTATAGGTCCAGTCAGTGCGACTGGCGTCGACAACCGATCTTCTGTTATCGGCTTATTGGCTCAGCAGGGTTACAATGTTGGATATGACCTTCTTAACCAGATTGTTTACTTTCAAAGAATTGATTGTCAACTGCTTAGTGGCTGA